The Anabaena sp. WA102 genome contains a region encoding:
- a CDS encoding COP23 domain-containing protein: protein MKLQSFCTALGLTALTLSVSTFPGFSQDNSSANQPNQVTFFCQEVFDSASGEKIPATVAWIPERQAHVRFIGWKSQYFEKSGWSPQKRCQEVSKKFKNFQEAGLLNYLKTGKINNGISVICAVKSNEETCNGNNQLFQLKTGSDPELVLKQLVNIAVGTSSKEILQSTGGKTYVNVGNYLQNAPVVNVEK, encoded by the coding sequence ATGAAATTACAATCATTCTGCACTGCATTGGGATTAACAGCTTTAACATTAAGCGTCAGCACATTTCCTGGTTTTAGTCAAGATAATTCTTCTGCAAATCAACCAAATCAAGTGACTTTCTTCTGTCAGGAAGTATTTGATTCAGCCAGTGGGGAAAAAATTCCGGCTACAGTTGCTTGGATTCCCGAACGTCAAGCTCATGTCCGGTTTATTGGTTGGAAATCTCAGTATTTTGAAAAAAGTGGCTGGAGTCCCCAAAAACGTTGCCAAGAAGTATCTAAAAAATTCAAGAATTTTCAGGAAGCAGGTCTTTTGAATTACTTAAAAACAGGTAAAATAAATAATGGTATTTCTGTGATTTGTGCTGTGAAAAGTAATGAAGAAACTTGCAATGGAAACAATCAATTATTTCAGCTAAAAACTGGTAGTGATCCTGAATTAGTTTTAAAACAACTTGTTAATATAGCCGTGGGGACAAGTTCAAAAGAAATTCTACAAAGTACAGGAGGTAAAACGTATGTCAATGTGGGTAATTATTTGCAGAATGCACCCGTTGTTAATGTGGAAAAATAG
- a CDS encoding serine protease, which yields MNRKVAIISSLLFLSFPSLTLANPPHFLAQTVTPTTCNIEPENGETGEYSPQQLQNIAKQITIRVIGDNNGGSGTMFAKKGNSYLVVTNSHVLLGVNKIQVKTPDGKTYSAQILPHTNFGNLDLAVLQFTSNQIYCLPKEIASFDINKDTEVLATGYSSSKGEIAFRTGKVQQIISQPSLKEGYEIGYSSDIEQGMSGGAIIDSRGYLLGINGKSAYPVLNSGYIYADGKRPTDTEIQELRKLSWGIPIKTLLAQVTPDMLTAYALPQPDEKQGISQGKLTGWLKDLEQKAQQITVRIDSSSGANGSGVIIAKEGDIYTVLTAAHVLCEREDATKPCGGFNYQILAPNEKQYAVEKSSIKLEEGVDLAVVKFRSQENYQVATLAKYDPKDDEYMFTAGYPKLGDKSPWRFTLGQIFSKEQGLFQTTQSDFNNNSYGTTQAAISLTGGYELVYSSITFGGMSGGPVLDSQGRVIGIHGRTEGEAAIDNNSSSGGTIQLGNSLGIPVSTFLAIATRLNTQAQKVETTPPPELNKQKADSIKTARLSVDVDKGNTTASQWLERGNQLWRLRRPSEAIQAFEEAIKQKPKFIHLAYYGKGLTLASSGKYPEAIAALQQAVNSKPDFVHAWKKLSAIYPESKQLDKALVAINKAIQLQPNNPNLYNQKYAVLDSLKRYAEAEVAINAAIKLSPRAVFYFNRGVVYGEQKKWELALADYSKAIAINPDNADAYINRGVVYNEQKKWELALADYSKAIAINPDNADAYINRGVVYGEQKKWELALSDYNKAIAINPDNADAYINRGVVYGEQKKWELALADYNKAIAINPDYAQAYINRGNGYYNQKKWELALSDYNKAIAINPDFFQSYYNRGVVYDEQKKWELALADYNKAIAINPDYAQAYNNRGNLYSDQKKWVLALADFNKAIAINPDFFQSYYNRGVVYVNQKKWELALADFNKAIAINPDFSQFYYNRGIIYYQLGDKQKAIENFKQSAQLYLDQGDTASYEQIMDFLKRL from the coding sequence ATGAACCGCAAAGTTGCTATCATTTCCTCCTTATTATTCCTATCTTTCCCTTCATTGACATTAGCAAATCCTCCTCATTTCTTAGCTCAAACAGTTACACCAACCACCTGCAATATAGAACCAGAAAACGGTGAGACTGGAGAATATTCACCACAACAACTCCAAAATATTGCTAAACAAATTACAATCAGAGTAATTGGTGATAATAACGGTGGTTCAGGAACAATGTTTGCTAAAAAGGGAAACTCTTATTTAGTTGTAACCAACTCTCATGTACTTCTGGGAGTTAATAAAATTCAAGTTAAAACACCTGACGGTAAAACCTATTCAGCCCAAATTCTTCCTCATACTAATTTTGGTAACTTAGATTTAGCCGTCTTGCAATTCACCTCTAATCAAATATATTGTTTACCTAAAGAAATTGCTAGTTTCGATATTAATAAAGATACAGAAGTTTTAGCCACCGGATATTCTAGCAGCAAAGGTGAAATAGCTTTTAGAACTGGAAAAGTACAACAAATAATTTCTCAACCAAGTTTAAAAGAAGGATATGAAATTGGCTATAGCAGCGATATTGAACAGGGAATGAGTGGCGGTGCAATTATTGATAGTCGAGGCTATCTTCTGGGAATTAATGGTAAAAGTGCTTATCCTGTGTTAAATTCTGGCTATATTTATGCAGACGGAAAACGCCCCACAGATACAGAAATTCAAGAACTGCGAAAACTGAGTTGGGGAATACCTATTAAAACTCTTCTAGCTCAAGTAACACCAGATATGCTGACTGCTTATGCTTTACCTCAACCAGATGAAAAACAGGGAATATCACAAGGAAAATTAACAGGCTGGTTAAAAGATTTAGAACAAAAAGCTCAACAAATTACTGTCAGAATTGATAGTAGTAGCGGGGCTAATGGTTCAGGGGTAATTATTGCTAAAGAAGGGGATATTTACACCGTTTTAACTGCGGCTCATGTTCTCTGTGAAAGGGAAGACGCAACAAAACCCTGTGGAGGATTTAATTATCAAATCCTCGCCCCAAATGAAAAACAATATGCTGTGGAGAAAAGCAGTATTAAATTAGAAGAAGGGGTAGATTTAGCGGTAGTTAAATTTAGAAGCCAGGAAAATTATCAAGTTGCCACTTTAGCCAAATATGACCCGAAAGATGATGAATATATGTTCACTGCGGGTTATCCCAAATTAGGAGATAAATCACCTTGGCGGTTCACATTAGGACAGATTTTTAGTAAAGAACAAGGATTATTCCAAACTACCCAATCAGACTTTAATAACAATAGTTATGGTACAACACAAGCCGCAATTTCCTTAACAGGAGGATATGAATTAGTTTATAGTAGTATCACATTTGGAGGTATGAGTGGGGGACCTGTATTAGACTCCCAAGGGCGGGTAATTGGTATTCATGGCAGGACTGAAGGAGAAGCTGCTATTGATAATAATAGTAGTAGTGGCGGGACAATCCAATTAGGTAATAGTTTGGGTATTCCTGTGAGTACCTTTTTAGCAATAGCAACCCGACTGAATACACAAGCACAAAAAGTAGAAACCACCCCACCACCCGAACTAAATAAACAAAAAGCTGATTCTATTAAAACAGCGAGATTATCAGTAGATGTTGACAAAGGAAATACTACCGCCAGTCAATGGTTAGAACGAGGAAATCAACTTTGGCGGTTACGTCGTCCTTCAGAAGCAATACAGGCTTTTGAGGAAGCGATTAAGCAGAAACCAAAGTTTATTCACTTAGCTTATTATGGCAAAGGTTTGACGTTAGCTTCGAGTGGAAAATATCCAGAGGCTATAGCTGCATTACAGCAAGCAGTGAACTCTAAACCTGATTTTGTTCATGCTTGGAAGAAGTTAAGTGCAATTTATCCAGAATCAAAACAACTGGATAAAGCATTAGTAGCTATCAATAAAGCAATTCAACTCCAGCCTAATAATCCCAATTTGTATAATCAGAAGTATGCAGTTTTAGATAGTTTAAAAAGGTATGCAGAAGCAGAAGTAGCGATAAATGCAGCGATTAAACTCAGTCCCCGTGCAGTATTTTACTTCAATCGCGGGGTTGTTTACGGTGAGCAAAAAAAATGGGAATTAGCTCTGGCTGATTATAGCAAGGCTATTGCTATTAATCCAGATAATGCTGATGCTTACATCAATCGCGGGGTTGTTTACAATGAGCAAAAAAAATGGGAATTAGCTCTGGCTGATTATAGCAAGGCTATTGCTATTAATCCAGATAATGCTGATGCTTACATCAATCGCGGGGTTGTTTACGGTGAGCAAAAAAAATGGGAATTAGCCCTGTCTGATTACAACAAAGCTATTGCTATTAATCCAGATAATGCTGATGCTTACATTAATCGCGGGGTTGTTTACGGTGAGCAAAAAAAATGGGAATTAGCTCTGGCTGATTATAACAAGGCTATTGCTATTAATCCTGATTATGCTCAAGCTTACATCAATCGAGGGAATGGTTACTATAACCAGAAAAAATGGGAATTAGCCCTGTCTGATTACAACAAAGCTATTGCTATTAATCCTGATTTTTTTCAATCTTACTACAATCGCGGGGTTGTTTATGATGAGCAAAAAAAATGGGAATTAGCCCTGGCTGATTATAACAAAGCTATTGCTATTAATCCTGATTATGCTCAAGCTTACAACAATCGCGGGAATCTTTACTCTGACCAGAAAAAATGGGTATTAGCCCTGGCTGATTTCAACAAGGCTATTGCTATTAATCCTGATTTTTTTCAATCTTACTACAATCGCGGGGTTGTTTACGTTAACCAGAAAAAATGGGAATTAGCCCTGGCTGATTTCAACAAGGCTATTGCTATTAATCCTGATTTTTCTCAATTTTACTACAATCGCGGGATTATCTATTATCAACTTGGAGACAAACAAAAAGCAATTGAGAACTTCAAACAATCAGCGCAATTATATCTTGATCAAGGAGATACGGCTAGTTATGAACAAATAATGGATTTCTTAAAAAGGTTGTAG
- a CDS encoding phosphoglucomutase/phosphomannomutase family protein, giving the protein MSVVTNPIKFGTDGWRGVIGEEFTFERLALVATVAAKVLHNTYFSQVGSRTIIVGYDRRFMAEEFARVVANAVTAVGFDVLFSETFAPTPAYSWAAKELKALGALVVTASHNPGAYLGLKVKSAFGGSVPPEVTQEIEALLSEKVAPAAIPGKEETFDPWPSYCQALAAKVDIDKIKEAIATGKLTIFVDVMHGAAAGGLARLLGEQVKEINSDRDPLFEGGAPEPLPKYLSRLFTVMKTHRETHKTGLTVGLVFDGDCDRIAAVDQDANFLSSQILIPILIDHLTLRRNFQGEIVKTVSGSDLMPRVAALHNLSIHETAVGYKYIADRMLTTQVLLGGEESGGIGYGSHIPERDALLSALYVLEAVVESGLDLGEYYRYLQQQTGFSSAYDRIDLPLANMEVRGRLLQQLQSQPLTEIAGKEVIGCQTIDGYKFRLADQSWLMIRFSGTEPVLRLYCEAATMEEVHQTLNWAKNWAESN; this is encoded by the coding sequence ATGTCAGTTGTAACTAACCCAATCAAATTCGGTACAGATGGTTGGAGGGGTGTGATAGGTGAGGAGTTTACCTTTGAACGTCTGGCATTAGTCGCAACCGTAGCAGCCAAAGTTTTACATAATACTTACTTTTCCCAAGTGGGTAGCCGAACGATTATTGTCGGTTATGACCGCCGATTTATGGCGGAAGAGTTTGCCCGTGTGGTTGCCAATGCCGTCACCGCAGTGGGTTTCGATGTCCTGTTTAGCGAAACCTTTGCCCCAACTCCAGCTTACAGTTGGGCGGCTAAAGAACTCAAGGCTTTAGGGGCATTAGTTGTCACAGCTAGTCATAATCCTGGCGCATATTTAGGATTAAAAGTTAAAAGTGCTTTTGGTGGTTCAGTACCACCGGAAGTTACTCAAGAGATAGAGGCTTTATTATCAGAAAAAGTTGCCCCAGCAGCGATTCCAGGTAAGGAAGAAACCTTTGATCCTTGGCCAAGTTATTGTCAAGCATTAGCCGCTAAAGTTGATATTGACAAAATCAAAGAAGCGATCGCAACTGGCAAGTTAACAATATTTGTGGATGTCATGCACGGGGCAGCGGCTGGGGGATTAGCACGATTATTAGGGGAACAAGTTAAGGAAATTAATAGCGACCGTGATCCTCTATTTGAAGGTGGTGCGCCTGAACCTTTACCAAAGTATCTTTCCCGACTATTTACAGTTATGAAAACCCATCGAGAAACCCATAAAACCGGTTTAACTGTGGGTTTGGTATTTGATGGAGATTGCGATCGCATTGCCGCAGTAGATCAAGATGCTAATTTCCTCAGTTCCCAAATTTTAATTCCCATCTTAATTGACCATTTAACCCTACGGCGCAACTTTCAGGGCGAAATCGTTAAAACTGTGAGTGGTTCGGACTTAATGCCCCGTGTAGCCGCATTACATAACCTTTCTATCCATGAAACGGCAGTAGGTTATAAATACATTGCTGACCGAATGTTAACTACACAGGTATTACTCGGTGGTGAAGAATCTGGTGGCATTGGTTATGGTAGCCATATTCCCGAACGTGATGCTTTATTATCGGCACTTTATGTATTAGAAGCTGTGGTCGAATCCGGGTTGGATTTAGGTGAATATTATCGCTATTTACAACAACAAACTGGTTTTTCATCAGCCTATGATCGGATTGATTTACCTTTAGCAAATATGGAAGTTAGAGGGCGATTATTACAACAGTTACAATCTCAACCTTTAACAGAAATTGCGGGTAAAGAAGTTATTGGTTGTCAAACAATTGATGGTTATAAATTCCGTCTAGCTGATCAAAGTTGGTTAATGATTAGATTTAGCGGCACTGAACCGGTTTTACGTCTTTATTGTGAAGCTGCAACAATGGAGGAAGTTCATCAAACTCTAAATTGGGCAAAAAACTGGGCTGAATCGAATTAA
- the tnpA gene encoding IS200/IS605 family transposase yields the protein MALWRLYYHIIWATKKREPLITNDIEQKLYGYLIGKADHLYCIIHAIGGIEDHIHLVVSIPPKLSIAEFVKTLKGSSAYHYNHSLSDGQQKFSWQEGYGIFSLGGKQLPEAIDYVNNQKIHHLQGTTIPLLEQETDLDKPPQTAKTSVDS from the coding sequence ATGGCTTTGTGGAGATTGTATTATCATATTATTTGGGCTACGAAAAAACGCGAACCTTTAATAACCAATGATATAGAACAAAAATTGTATGGTTATTTAATTGGTAAAGCCGATCATTTATATTGTATAATTCATGCCATTGGTGGAATTGAAGACCATATTCATTTAGTGGTTTCCATTCCTCCTAAATTATCTATCGCTGAATTCGTGAAAACCTTAAAAGGCAGTAGCGCTTATCATTATAATCATTCTTTAAGTGACGGACAACAAAAATTTAGTTGGCAGGAAGGATATGGTATATTTTCTCTGGGAGGTAAACAATTACCAGAAGCCATTGATTATGTGAATAATCAAAAAATACATCATTTGCAGGGAACGACAATTCCATTATTAGAACAAGAAACAGATTTAGATAAACCTCCACAAACTGCAAAAACATCAGTTGATAGCTAA